Genomic DNA from Thiosocius teredinicola:
TCGACGATCTTCAATCGCAAAGTCACACCTGCACTTGCGAATGTAGCGAATGATGAGAGAAACGGTATGATCTCTGTGCCGGCCGGTCAACCAGAAGGCAGCTCAAAAATGCCTTTGTGTTCGATCGCGGTGCCGCGATGCTTTGAGCAGTTTTTCGCAAGCGCCGCGGCTGGTGCTCAACCCAATACTTCGATCGCCAGCGGTCTGGGTAGCGGGTGGGATAAAGATTCTCGCTCGGTTACCGACATAATGGCCGTGAACCCGAAAACTGATCTATTGAGTATTCCGCCCGGATCGGTGCTGCAGATCCAATCGGCCTCGCCGGAGAATGCACCGCGACATTCGGTGCGCCTGATCGGCTATCTGCCGGGCGGCAGCCTTGTGACCACCGCGCCGACGCACAATGGCCGGGTCAGCATCCTGCGTGAAGGTCAGCGGTTCAATATCCGCGTACTCAAGGGTGAGCGGGTGCTGGGTTTCAAGGCACGGGTGCTCGACACCGCGATGCGTCCTTACCCCCATCTGCATTTCGAATACCCGGAAGAGGTCGAACAGATACTGATCCGCAACGGTTCGCGGGTCAGCGCCGATATCGACGTGTCGGTGCGCAACACCAAGGACGAGAACATCGACCAGAACTTTCGGCCCGGCACGATTGTCGACCTCAGCGAGACCGGCGCCAAGATCGCCACGGATGTCGAGGTGGCGGAGGATGGCGAGCGCCTGCACATGAAGTTCCACCTGCTGATCTCGGGCGGCAAAGAGGAACTGGGCCTGTTGGCCGACGTGCGCAATGCAACCGAGCGCATAGAGGAAAACGAAGGCATAGAACACTCGGTGTTCTATACCGGCGTGCAGTTTCGTGCGCTGAGCCGGTTCCAGCAGATCCTGCTGCATGCCTGGGTGACCAACCAGGTGCTGAAAGATGCCTTGTGGGGCCAGCGGGACTGAAACCGCCGCGCCTGACGCGCACCGTTCGAATCCGATGCAAACAAAAACGGCGGCGCCTTTCTGGCACCGCCGTTTTCGCTGTAATCAGCGCAATCTCAGCCTTTCTTTTCGAGTGCGTCGAGGTATTTCTCGGCATCGAGTGCGGCCATGCAGCCGCTACCGGCCGAGGTGATGGCTTGACGGTATACGTGGTCCATCACGTCGCCTGCGGCAAACACCCCTTCGACCGAGGTTGCGGTGGCGTTGCCTTCGGTGCCGCTTTTGACCTTGATGTAGCCGTTATGCATCTCGAGCTGGTCGACAAAGATGTCGGTGTTCGGCTTGTGGCCGATGGCGATGAACAGGCCGTGGATATCGACGTCCTTGGTGCTGTCGTCGACGGTGCTCTTGATGCGCATGCCGGTCACGCCGCTGTCGTCTCCGAGAACCTCGTCGAGCACATGGTTCCACTCGATCGTGACGTTACCGCTCTTTTCTTTTTCGAACAGATGGTCCTGCAGGATCTTCTCAGAGCGCAAGGCATCGCGACGGTGCACCAGGATGACCTCTGAGGCGATGTTCGAAAGATACAGGGCCTCTTCGACGGCGGTGTTGCCGCCACC
This window encodes:
- a CDS encoding flagellar brake protein; the protein is MNPKTDLLSIPPGSVLQIQSASPENAPRHSVRLIGYLPGGSLVTTAPTHNGRVSILREGQRFNIRVLKGERVLGFKARVLDTAMRPYPHLHFEYPEEVEQILIRNGSRVSADIDVSVRNTKDENIDQNFRPGTIVDLSETGAKIATDVEVAEDGERLHMKFHLLISGGKEELGLLADVRNATERIEENEGIEHSVFYTGVQFRALSRFQQILLHAWVTNQVLKDALWGQRD
- the trxB gene encoding thioredoxin-disulfide reductase; its protein translation is MSETKHCRLLILGSGPAGYSAAVYAARANLNPVLVTGMEQGGQLMTTTDVDNWPGDNDGVQGPDLMARMQKHAERFETEIIFDYISEVDLSQRPFQLKGDSQRYTADALIISTGASAQYLGLPSEEAFKGKGVSACATCDGFFYRNQKVAVIGGGNTAVEEALYLSNIASEVILVHRRDALRSEKILQDHLFEKEKSGNVTIEWNHVLDEVLGDDSGVTGMRIKSTVDDSTKDVDIHGLFIAIGHKPNTDIFVDQLEMHNGYIKVKSGTEGNATATSVEGVFAAGDVMDHVYRQAITSAGSGCMAALDAEKYLDALEKKG